AGAATGTCACATCAATCATTCAACAAACCCTAGACCAAGACGAAATAACTACATTTCGGAAGTTCTTGATTTGAATAAAACCAAGTGTCACAGATAACATATATCCATGAGAACACTAGTGTCACCCCTGGGTAGACATTGAATGAATACACTGAGGAGAACAGATCTCTGGGAGACTGTATCCCACCTCTATCTCCAATAATCACAGAGTTCAGTTGGGGGGAAGGGTTACCACTGAAGAAGAATGGGGGAAGGGCAGGTGGGGTGAGGGCACTTGGGAAGGGAATGAGTGCGTGTTGTTTCAGGTGGCCTAACTTGCAGGCACCCAGCTGGCCCCAGGAAGTAAGCCCTCTAGGGTGGTATTGGCAGCTCATTAGCAAAGATCAAAGCCCTGCACTTCCTCCTGGGTAAGTGTGCTCTACTCAGCACCCTCCATCTAGCTCCCCCAGTGTTAATCTGATTGATATACAGACAATAAGGGTTAATTAACTAAATGGAAATGGTAGAGAAGAAGCTAAACCCTTAAGCACATCAGTGATTGCTGGACAATTTGCTAGGGCTAagataatttttataaaaacccAAGGGACTAAATGATGTGGACGCCATTAGATGTTAGTTTTTGATAGCTGGTCTACCAATATTTGGTTTGAGTGATAATTGGTTTTACAGAAATTAACACAATTCTGCTTAATCTGTTATCGGTTCTATATATCTGGTCTACCGATATTTATTTTACAGATAAATGGTTTACATATATTCATACTACTCTACTTAATCAGTTATTTTGACCAACAACTGGTTTTAGATATATTCACATTTTCCTGTCTAATCTGATATTGGTTCATTAATATGATCTACTGATGATTGGTTtgacaaataaatggttttacagatatttcaaatattctacttaaatAGTTATTGGTTCTTTAATATCTTGTCTACTGATAATTGATCTGACTGATAATTGATTTTACAGATATTCACACTTTCCTGTCTAATCTGATATCGGTTCTTTAATCTGATCTACCGATGATTGCTTGGGCCAATAATTGGTTTCAAGGATATTAACAATATTGTACTTAATCAATTATCGGTTCTTTAATACCTGGTCTTACGATTATGGATTTGACTAATAATTAGTTTTACAGATATTCACACCATTCAACATAATTAGTTATTGGTTTTTAATATCTGGTCTACCAATAATTGGTTTTACAGATATTCACACGTTCCTGTCTAATCTGTTATTGGTTCTATAATTGGTTTCTTTAATATGATCTACCGATAATAGGTTTGACCAATAATTGGTTTTACAGATATGAACAATATTGTACTTAATCAGTTATTGGTTCTTTCATATCTCGTCTAACGATTATGGATTTGACCGATAATTtgttttacagatatttacacTATTCTGCTTAATCAGTTATTGTTTCTTTAGTATCTGGTCTCACGCTAATTGGTTTGACCGATTATTGGTTTTACAGATATTCACATTATTCTACTTAATCAGTTATCGGTTGTTTAATATCTGGTCTACCACAATGTTTTGACTGATAATTGGTTGTACTGATATTCACACTGTTCTTCCTAATCAGTTATTGAATCTTTAATATCTGGTCAACCGATAATTGGTTTGAACGATAATTGGTTGTACAGATATTCACACTATTCGACTTAATtagttataattttttaatatctgGTCAACCGATAATTGGTTTGAACGATAATTGGTTGTACAGATATTCACACTATTCGACTTAGTTATAGTTTTTTAATATCTGGTTAACCGTTAATTGGTTTTACAGATATTCACACTTTCCTGTATAATCTGTTATTGgttctttaataaatataaatacagataATTGGTTTGACCGATAATTGATTTTTACAGATATTCACACTGTTTTTCTGTCACACATTGAACTCATGAGACCCTTTATTTTGAAAACCTATGATACTCTTAGTTTGAAATATATATCTTCTGTGGTCTTTGTCTTCCTGTCCATTGCCCTAATTGTATCCCAGGTGTTCTTTGTCTTCTTGTTAGCCCAGCAGGTGCCAGCATACTTCTGTAGAGTTTTGTTACTGTCTTCGTATTATTCTTTCATCTTTGTATCCCCCTTTTGTTTATAATTGAAGTTCTACTTTTGGATCCTTACCCTCTCCTCTCGTTTTGTCTCTTCACTTCACAAAACCATGACATCTTCCTAATCAGTTATACAGTTCTTTAATATCTGGCCCGATGAATCGATAAATGGCACAATTTATTGAGTCTCTAAAGAATAGAACCAATTCCATTTCATTGTTGTGTGTCCAATAGTGTTCACACATGaagtaaattattcattttaGGCCTATTTGCATGAATTACTTAACATTCTACATTTCAGTCATTCACTCTCAAGAAAAACATAGCAATTTAAGCTTTACAGTTAGACAGTCAAAAATAAATCTAAGAAGCAAACAACATTGCTTAAATTTAAttgaataatacaattattattaatattaatcataattagaataatattataattattacagaaatatattatagAAATTGTGTCAATAAGTAAAATAAGTCTGTACGTTAGTAATATTGGTCTGTAGTTATCACTGTattgttctgttaaaatatccTGTCTGCTCACTCACTTCCATATCTTCCTTTATTGACTGCCACTCAAAGCCTTCCTGCTCATTAATCATTAATGCTGTACAAATAAATAACTAGAGTAATTGCCAGGGATGTGTGCACGCTTCTCCTTCATCATTCAGAAAACTGCTGTCTCACAGGAAGTGGTCTGCTGATGGGGATATGTGCCTCCCCCCTGGCTGGAGCTTATTTTAGCCAATAGCTTGTCAACAAAGGCCACCTCAGGATGGATAATGGTGATCCACTGTGCTTTGCTACAGCCAGCACTGATGATTCAGGTCTCAAATATAGCCTACTGCTGTTAGTGACTTCAAGATGAACTACTAATGAAGGTCAGGCTTTTACATGTCACAAGGAGTGCTGAGGAAAGCATGAATGCTGACTTCTTTCTATACTTCACCATCCAACCAGACCAACTGGCATTATGGTCAGGCATGGCATGTGACCAGggtcaaattaaagggatagttcactcaaaattaaacctgtcatcatttgctcaccctcatgttgttccaaacatgtaggACTTTTTTCccctatggaacacaaaagaagatgtgaggcagaatgttagtctcagtcaccattaacatGCATTGCATATTTAATGAATGTGGATggtgtcatacatgtttggagcaCATaagagtgagcaaatgatgagagaacttacaTATGTATATTAGTTTTCCCTTTAACTTTTTGCCACACTTGCCAATGAATGAGCGGTTGAATAAAGAAAATTTAGTGgccaaaatattttcttctttcaacATCCCAGATAAACTACTGATGGTAATTCTTTTTTCCACTGAGGTCATTAGAAGAATCAGTTACACTTAAACCATGTATTATGTTGTAGTTCCTTATAAAGTTAACTCTTCTGAGCCTCATTTCTTTTGATTTGATCCTGCACTTTAAGCAGGTTTTGGCACAATTCAGAATTTAGGAATTGCCTTCCTTTTAATTCagcagttggaatttgaattggcCACGCCTCACAGGATGTTGAAATGGAATTGATTTGAAGAGGAATTCAATGACTTGCATTTCAAAAAATTTCAGCATAGTCACACAAACGTTTTGCAACAAACATGTTTACTgattgaaaggaatagttcacctaaaagctaaaattctctcatcatttactcaccctcatgccatcctgtatgtgactttctttcttctgctgaacacaaatgaagatatttagaagaatatttcagctctgtaggtccatacaatacaagtgaatattGGCCAAAAcgttgaaggtccaaaagcacattaaggcagcattaaagaaatccatatgactccagtggttaatatattgttcagaagctatataaaaggtgtgtgtgagaaacagataaacatttaagtcctttgttttactatcaatctctactttcacttccactttcttcttcttttgtttttgccgattttcattcttcgtgcatatcgccacctttataataaaaaaaggcttaaatattgatctgtttctcatccacatctataGTATTACTtcagaaaatatagatttaaactctggagtcatatggattacttttatgctgactttgtgtgacttttggagctttaaagttctggtcaccattcacttgaattgtatggacctacagagctaaaatattcttctaaaaacctttttgttctgcagaataaagaaagtcatacacatctgggatggtatgagggtgagtaaatgataaaattttaattttatgattacatttccttttaatgaataattaatcattaacTTTGACTAATTATACCAATTTATTCTCTAATATGTATAGACGTATTTCCTTTGAGTCAATACTGCAAAACTATTAACACAGAAAGAGTTTGTTTCTTAAATatgatgaaattatatttttacagctgacatttcaaaaacatttttattttaaccacCATCTAATATTTCTGGAAATACTCAATTTATTGCAAGATATCATGGACCATGCATAGAGCCACCTAAATGCACATATCCATGAAACACACTCATAAAGAGACCAAATAAACACTCTAAACACTCTACTCAACTTTTAGGTTTGTGTGGCCTGTTTGACACAGTTTTGGAATGTAGTGCATTTCCCTTCTGTTGCTTTTTCTTATGCAAGGCTTCTGTGCATGTGGACATACAGGTTATGGTGTCTAACGTTCACAGTGAGGAATGGAGTTTTTGTGTTTTGGGTTGTAGGGAACTGAAGCTGGTTCTCATGTGAGGGAGAAGTCTATGTAAGGGGAATGGCGCGTGGAATGCCCAGAATGCTTGCGCCCTGAATACCAGGTCCACGCCCCCAGCAACAGGTCACGCTTCATCGCTAGTTTGTCCCATGGGTGAGAGTTCAGGGCCGCTCCTGTCGTTCCTCTAAAGAAGGGTCAAGGGTCACAATCTCACCAAGAGCTAGGCTTTCCTCTTCGTATCAGCAGGGGAGAAGAAGGGACCATCCCCTTCTTCCCACACAGACCCATATCTCCAAAGGCTTGCATTCTCCGCATACATCCCTCACACAAGCTCTTTCCGGTGAGTTTGGCTTGAAGTTGAGGGAGGGACTCCATTCTAGTCTAGTCTAAAAAGCAACTCCACAACTGcatagatttaaagggatagttcatccgaaaatttacattctgtcatcattttctcaccctccaTATGACATTCTCTCTtcagtaaaacacaaaaggagatgtttggcacaaTGTTAGtcaaagtcaccattcactttcattgaatctttttcccaaacaatgaaagtgaattctgccaaacatctccttttgtgttcaacagaggaaagaaagtcaatgGTTTGGAAATGCTGTAGGTGATTAATCTTTTAACAGATAATGACTGCTAGATAGAATtctatatttatcatttattaaatGGGTGAGTGACATAACGCTCTTATTTTTCGAACTCCCAGAATTGGTTCTGTTCTTACTTTTAAGAAATACTAGTAAAAGAGTACTCAAGagatttataatattataaatattttttgtcaaaacaaacttttgtccaccaagaCATGCtgtgtaaccaacatgcaggttGCCATTTTGCTGTCAtatgacaaaaaacaacaacaacaacaacctttAGACCCTAATGATTgatgtgaggtaaaaaaatatatatatataaacattttgactTTTTAGTTAGAAAGTATATTTTGTTTAGGCCATATGTAGAAATTTTGAGATAATGTCTAGATATTTTTGACTCAAAAGTGAATAAtacttcaaaaaaatattttgtacattgaaaaatgttttaattgtttttaactaATGATCAAGTTGCATACGCTCCCATGTACTCAAGGTGCACAAAATGTTTATCAATACCATTTACTCCACATCCAAAATCattaaatttataattttattttttgttaaaaatgatataaatgtttttcaaatatgtACGAAACCAAAATGGATGCAAAGATTGCATTTTTACgaatttgacacattttaaacaacattttttaaaagatttataaTTGTTATTACCTCAGACaaacttatttgtcaatgacccaaatACCAAATAGTATTATTCATTACATGTTTTCTTTAtccattaaatataattaattaatttagtatatatatatatacacttttattttttacCCATAACCTTAACtttacaatataaaatgtaatggttCAAATCAAAAGTAGGCAACaaattggaaataaataaatataatttgattgGCGATTCGTTATTAGTAGTTCAATCTATGCTATGGAGTAGGCTAACCCATACAACCCATTGTGTATTGGAGATGTTAAATTGCCCAATTTGATAATTCAGTTCTCAGTTTGTTGTCATTGCACCAAACGGAAAACATGGCGTTCAAAGAGTGGGATGTGCTATTTTTAGCTCTATCTCTTTCCTCCAGGTTgccatatttaagcaatatcgaAAATGCTGTGTTTCGTTATTTTTAAGAGGCGACCTTTTGGCACAATATTTATATAACAAAGCTAGGCTACCGCGCCACATTATTAATACGTTTCAATACGTACATTAAGAACATCAAACTATTCGAAATGAAAGCGGATGTTGTCAAGGAAATTTGTGCTTATTCAGAGGCTGGTTCTCATTAACATTTGACAACATTAGTCAAGCCACAAGCTAGGAATTATCCGTGGGGGGAAGGGTAGACAAGATGATGTTAAAAAGGAAATTCACACACATTTCCTGCTTGTGAGATCGTTACAAATCGACTACGTCCTGCTCTTTTGTTGAGACTACATGACCTCATCCTGCTGCGTCATAAATACGTTTTACTACACCAGTGCGCGAGCTCGAGTCTTTTTTCCTCTCATAGCCTGCGTTCAACAAAATGGAATAGCTTGAAtagcttaaaaaataaataatgtattattattttttgtacttAATTCCCTGACCTGTTTTCTGGTTACACAAAACGAGGATAAAGTTCATGCCACTCTCTTCAGTCATAAAAATTAACCCATGCTTACGCTAAAATGGTGATGTACCAGAAGGGTCAGTTGCACTAATGTTTTGGACTATACGACGTTATCTAACGTCACTAATATGCACTTGGCTTCGACACAGTTTCACATGCTTAGTGCGTCATAACCCCCCATTTTCTGGGTTATCATGAGTATTTTGGTTAATTACACCTTATTAATATACAGCATATGCAGTTACATTAAAGATCGTTTCAATGGGATATTGGACGCATATAGCAGGTAAGGACCTCAACAGGTAATGCATAGAAAACATGAATTAAAGCAGTAGTAGCCGCCTTTTTCATGTAATCCGCTTTGACATTGCCCTTGTGACGAAAAGCCCCCATTCTTCCATTCATGAAATCTTGAAAGCGCACATGCGCAGTTAAGTCCGGAGCTCTCCCATTCATAAAAGTGTAACCCCCGCATTTGCGCCCTGAGTCGTAATGCCCAcccattcacaaaaaaaaaaaaaaaaaatttgtcaaaGCATCTGCGCAGTACGCTTCTTACCCTCCCATTCATAAAAAGCCATTTCCCTCACGCAGTTGCAACATTGTATGGAGAAGACTGTGTCCTTACTGCAGCGCACATCACGCGGAGAGTCGTCCGGATTTTCCCCTCCGTGGCTTCATTTGGATCTATCTCTTTCAAATCTGATACTGGAATATAACGCTAAACAGTGTTCATCTGACAAGGACATGATTTGTTTTCTAAAGCAAGTGAGTTTTTCGTTTATTTTCCACATATATAGATGTTTATACTCAACAATCATTCTAAAACCTAACGTAATTATATTTTTAGTGCAGCACAATCTTATAACACGGGttaattttctttttctaaacCGCGACCGCGTCGTTTCCGTTTTACTGGCTTATCAGAAAGCGCATATGTAGGCTACAGCAGTTCTTCTGCAACACGGTGTCCCTGTATTTGCGCCTTGTGTAAATATTTAACTACGGAAACTTACCGCGGCAGGGTCGTCGACGAGTTAACATTGACATGTACATGAGGGGCAGGTGGTAATGCGAGGCTTCATTTCATCGGGAAAACGAGAACGTTTCGTGTTGCGTGAGAAACGCGTTCATTCGAATATCATCGCGTGACGCTCCACTGCTGCTCTCGCATTAGCTCGTCAATCGGTCAGGTGGTCTTGACATGTCATTTTtagcataaaaatataattttcgtGGGTTAAACACTAAACGGATACGATTCACAGCGCGATGTATCGAAGTTCTGGAAGTTTttattttctggtaaaaaaagaaatgtagccAACGGTAACTAGACAAATACACCGTTGTAAGTCAAGTctgctttgaaaataaaatagtaacaattcAGGCACGTCAGCATATAAAAAGCAGTTTGAATCGAAATCTCTTCAGAGTATGCAGGTTTACTGCTTTACAAGGGAAATGCAGAAGCTCTACGCAATGTCTCCAGTCAATGCCATTTCAATATAGTGTATAAGCTTACGCAAAAATCCTGCAACAGGTTGATTCCCCTCTCCTCGTCGAAAAtaattttgttcagcgctctctTGAAAAATAACAAATAGTTAAAACCTTTTACAAAACCGTGTAACCAAAATATATATGACTTAAAACGTGTCTTTGGGAGGATTTTACTATTAAATCTCTTGATTGATAACGTCAGAATACTCGTCATATGCTTAGTTTGATTTTACGAGCAATCTTAACGGTTGGTTAATCTTTGTCAGTTCTCAATTATTCAGAATAGACCCTTCCTTAACAAGGCATATCTCGTAGGCTTGCAGTTAAACTActtatagaaataataataattaatttgaacATTGAAATGATGGATTAAAAATGTTGTAACATTATCTTTCTGTTCTCATAACAGATTATAAATATAAAGCCATAATTCCACGTTAAtgtaatcaaatatttttgttttatgtaccTTGTGTTTTCATGCAGTGGTCACTTTCTCTCAAACCTTTGTCTTTAAAATGTAGAATATTAGATTATTTGTGAAAAGCAGAAGTATAGTTGGTCTGCTTTGACCAAAATGGGTGACTGTCGCCCTGTTAGTGTATTTGTCATTACTAAGTTGTGCTGTTATATCTGCAGGAGTGCTAAATGCCATCTTGAGCTCTGGTATATGAGGAACACAACCTACAGATGGAGTCAAGGGTTCCTCACCACATTCCTGGAGTCTCCTCCTCCATTATGGTGCAACCATTGCTGGACAGTCGCATACCCTACGGACGGCTCCAGCACCCATTAACTATCTACCCCATTGACCAAATGAAATCTTTACATCTGGAGAATGACTACATCGACACCCCTGCGGTAATCTCACAACAGCCACCAAGCCACAAGGCAGCCACAAGGGTGCAAGAAGTCCTGCTGGGAGCCCCACACCATCCTAATCTTTCCCGCTGCAAGGTCCCAGATGCCACCACACATCCTTGGATTTCATTCAGCGGTCGGCCCAGCTCCATCAGCAGTAGCAGCAGCACTTCATCAGACCAACGGCTGCTGGACCATGCAGCTCCACCCCCTGTTGTGGATCCATATACCACTGGCGGTGGCCACAGCAGGATCCTCGCTGCAGAGCAGCCCAAGGTGTTGAGTTCCAAGACCCAGAAGGCAGTGGGGGCTTTGCCAGTAGAGAAGAAGCACATGCCGTTGTGCGAGAAGTGTGGCAAATGCAGATGCACAGAGTGCAAATTACCACGGACCTTGCCATCATGTTGGGTCTGCAACCAAGAGTGCCTGTGTTCAGCACAGAATCTAGTGGACTCCATCACTTGCATGTGTCTAGTCAAGGGCGTCTTCTATCACTGCACCgaggatgaggatgatgaagGCTCCTGCGCTGACAAGCCATGCTCTTGCTCACACTCGAACTGTTGCGCCCGGTGGTCCTTCATGGCAGCCGCTTCAGTGGTCCTGCCTTGCCTGATGTGTTACTTGCCTGCCACTGGTTGTGCCAAGCTCTCGCAGAAGTGCTACGATGACCTCAGCCGCCCAGGCTGCCGCTGCAAAAGTACCCAAACCTGCAATGCGGCAGAGGTCAAGGCCTGTCCTGTGGAGAAACAGGCATCCTGATGGCCAGAAATGGAGTGTACAACAGAGACTCTTGAGCAAAGTTTGTAGGACCCTCTACAGTAGTGGTGTTCTTCACAAAATCATGGTACTTAAGGTTCACGCATGACCCTCGTGCTCAAGGTATTCTGCCCTTAAATCAGTAGCAAAGTTTGAACAACAGGCTCAAATCATTACTCTACCTGTTTGTCAAGTACTATAAAGGAAAGGCCAGCAGTTCCTTCTCCTGGGAGTTTCTCAAGATGGCTGTGGAATCAAGCTGTCCTGCCATTTCATCTCCAAATTGCTaacaaaatgctgcattttagaAAAATGTCAGTTTGAAAGAGTCCAATCTCTTGTCCgatgttcattttctttttgggtgtCTTTGAAAAGTCAAAGTACATATCACCCAAACAAGAACACTATACTTCAACAATCCCCCTCTGAATCTGGCACTGAGTAAAGGTTGCTGCGAATTCCAAGCTGATAACACATCACAATCAAAATAACCAGACTTCATCTCGGTGCActgtacatttacaagcttgttctagAGCTTTATTTCCTCTCTTGTTTGAAATGCAAGCATAGGAGGTCGTTTTGTTGCATTGACGGATTCCCTAGACGTCCCTAAATGCAATGCGTACCATTGCAAAAGACATGAATCAAGACCACCCATCGCCATTACTGCTTGACAGGATGTTTTCTATCTTCTATGAGTACAGATTGTTTGACTTTCTGATGGCAAATAGGTGGAATAGCTTTCATAATTCCCTTTTTGACAACATACATGAACTTCCACAATAATTCTTCCAAATGTTAGTGATTCAATTTATTGTAGAAAATTACCTCAGGGATCATCAGTTCATTGAAATTATGTACCACATGTGAATTCAGCTTGGAATGAATTTGGTGGCTAAAGTTAAGGAAACAGGCAGAGGCATTATTTAAAGAAATCACAACGCAGCATTTCAGACACCAAGCAGTCATAAGCTACGGGGAGAATTGGGTTAGTGGTTATTGGAAAGGAGAAGCTATAAAGTTAGCTTATATTGTTCTGCCGCTGATAAACAAAACCAACTTTTTCACTATTATAAATTAGGCAAAAGCACAGTATTATGTACAGTAGCATGTACAAAGTGTTTCACTGTAGTTGGACAGATACTATGCACCATACCGCCACCAAACATAATGTGCCCTAGTATCGAACTGCTTTCTCCACATATATTTTTGTTATGTGTATAGAGTATAGATATTTTGCCAAAGGAGTGCCCCATAGAGTTTTAGTTGACCATTTTTATAATAGTTTGCAAGTGGGCATGGATTGTTGTACTCTAGCCAATTAGTGCAACATTTagctcttaaaggtacagtactcTGCTTCCAAGGATTCTTTGTCTTGGGAGCATGAGGGAATATTGTCTGCCTGCTCAATACAAACCGATGGTTCACACATTTATACCGAACTAACACTTCACTCATGTTGTCCCAAATGCTCCAATGTTTGTACTTGTTGCACAAATCAGAATAAGCAAATACACTACTGTTCTTAGTCTTGAATATATAAGGCTAGGTTTTACGTCTTTGCAATCTAACCCGTGGATAGGTGCCAGAGTAGTTGTGGATGGAGAGGCTTACATAGCTGCATAGGGAAGAGTTGCAAATGTACCATAGATATCTTAGAGTTTTTTTACCTATGCAGGTTACACGTTCTTGTAAAAAGTCTTGAGAAAACTAGTTAAATATGTTTCAAATGTCCTGAGGAATTGCATGGtacaatttaattattattccGTACAAAAGTATATAAATTAATTACTATATTTTTGGGTGCGACTGGGGGTTCGGATTATGTGGCTGTGGCGTAGTAGGTAGGGTGTTTAGGTATTTTCAATTACAAGCACTTGATTTAGAAAAGTGTGCCAGGCAATAAAAATACCTCTGTTAATGCTAGCCATGCCTCATTAGCACGAGAGAGGCGAGGCTAATTCCCTGTTCCTCTGTGCCCCTGAAACTGTAGATTTAATTGAATTCACTGAAGGAACGCCATTTCATCATGGTTTTTCCACCTCTTTTTTCTGAAATGTCCTCCTTCCTCCTAAAATGGTGCACCATCTTCAGTGCTTGACTGACATATACAGCTGCTGTGTGAAAACTTGTCTGGGAGGAATGGGGATTTCTCTCAAGTGACATTCCATTCCATCTTATTTGGTGTTGCTTTTCGCCCTACCTTCTCTTATACTGTTAATTATTCACATTCCTTTCAACTagagaaaaatacacacaaaaaagctgtaaaataaacattattattgtttGCTTATTAAATTATCTTCCTTCTCGCACCTAAGTGCTGAGATGTTTTCATCAGGACGCTGTGACTACATCTGTTCGTGGTATATTTTCTTGGCCACTATAGAAACCCATTAGATTTAACCCACTTTAAGCCGCCTTCCAAACCAGGGTTGTACTCTTCTGCGTTACTTTTGCTTCATTGTTAATGTTGAGAATTAAAGAAAAGAGCagtgtgcttttgttttgtttaaaaagcaaaaaacaaacaaacaaacaaacaaacaaacaaaaaatctctcacacaaatgaagatgtccctttatagatatatttattttgaagttctattttatatagtatttatttagaTGCCTACTTTTGTTTGTGAATAAAAGCTTATGTCAAAACGGAATGTACATTGaaatctgaaaatatatattgttaaatataaaacTGCTTGTATCGTGTCTTCAGTGTCATTACCTTCATACACAACATGCTGTTGGAAAAcatattataat
The Xyrauchen texanus isolate HMW12.3.18 chromosome 34, RBS_HiC_50CHRs, whole genome shotgun sequence DNA segment above includes these coding regions:
- the LOC127628033 gene encoding protein sprouty homolog 4-like; its protein translation is MESRVPHHIPGVSSSIMVQPLLDSRIPYGRLQHPLTIYPIDQMKSLHLENDYIDTPAVISQQPPSHKAATRVQEVLLGAPHHPNLSRCKVPDATTHPWISFSGRPSSISSSSSTSSDQRLLDHAAPPPVVDPYTTGGGHSRILAAEQPKVLSSKTQKAVGALPVEKKHMPLCEKCGKCRCTECKLPRTLPSCWVCNQECLCSAQNLVDSITCMCLVKGVFYHCTEDEDDEGSCADKPCSCSHSNCCARWSFMAAASVVLPCLMCYLPATGCAKLSQKCYDDLSRPGCRCKSTQTCNAAEVKACPVEKQAS